A genomic segment from Microthrixaceae bacterium encodes:
- a CDS encoding acyltransferase, translating to MGGHALPLATHSFSAIVDVFFVISGFLITTLLLQEHRQTGGVAVRKFYARRLLRLLPGLWVMLAGTAVIGVIIKVSGRLDDPALHLGNPTLKALGKEIVVSALYLHNIVYPTNNGPWIDHLWTLSVEEQFYLLIGLASLIFIVRGHIKAITVVLVALTAAIQISRFALTPGPLGQVAAAVWVQRPDSLMVGMLAAIVSANIADPVPPRVKKALSVAGWVGIPMLFGAVWASTGWARALGIHHAYVPENYGDLLAAGTRPTGFYWIQWGNTVANWGVAAITLCLFRVPDWWPNKLMSWKLLVWVGGALSYPLYLWHVPIQLLMRAFLPHNLAPALWVPLAVVVPFAVAYPSWKYVETRALDLKDRFSVTGNPRHAAASSAASSAAGSAAGSAPGSAAEPTTGPGASQ from the coding sequence ATGGGCGGACACGCCCTGCCGCTTGCGACCCACTCGTTCAGCGCGATCGTCGACGTGTTCTTCGTGATCTCGGGGTTTCTGATCACGACGTTGCTGTTGCAGGAACACCGCCAGACGGGCGGTGTCGCCGTTCGAAAGTTCTATGCGCGCCGTCTCCTGCGCCTCTTGCCCGGCCTGTGGGTGATGCTCGCCGGAACGGCGGTGATCGGCGTGATCATCAAGGTGTCGGGTCGCCTCGATGATCCGGCACTGCACCTGGGCAACCCCACCCTCAAGGCACTCGGCAAGGAGATCGTCGTTTCCGCGCTGTACCTGCACAACATCGTGTACCCGACCAACAACGGGCCGTGGATCGATCACCTGTGGACGTTGTCGGTCGAGGAGCAGTTCTACCTGCTCATCGGGTTGGCATCGCTGATCTTTATCGTCCGCGGGCACATCAAAGCCATCACCGTCGTGCTGGTCGCGTTGACCGCCGCGATTCAGATCAGCCGCTTCGCGCTGACCCCCGGACCCCTCGGGCAGGTCGCCGCCGCGGTGTGGGTTCAACGGCCGGATTCGCTGATGGTGGGCATGTTGGCGGCGATCGTGTCGGCCAACATCGCCGACCCGGTGCCGCCGCGGGTCAAAAAGGCGCTGTCGGTGGCCGGTTGGGTCGGGATTCCGATGCTGTTCGGCGCCGTGTGGGCATCCACCGGCTGGGCCCGCGCCCTCGGCATTCACCATGCGTACGTGCCGGAGAACTACGGCGACCTGTTGGCAGCGGGCACCCGGCCGACCGGGTTCTATTGGATCCAGTGGGGCAACACGGTCGCGAACTGGGGTGTGGCCGCCATCACGTTGTGCCTGTTTCGGGTTCCCGACTGGTGGCCGAACAAGTTGATGAGTTGGAAGCTGCTGGTGTGGGTGGGCGGCGCATTGTCGTACCCGCTGTATCTGTGGCACGTTCCCATCCAGTTGCTGATGCGCGCATTTCTTCCCCACAACCTGGCGCCGGCGCTGTGGGTTCCACTCGCGGTGGTGGTGCCCTTCGCCGTGGCCTACCCCAGTTGGAAATATGTCGAGACCCGCGCGCTCGATCTCAAGGATCGATTCTCGGTGACCGGGAATCCTCGCCACGCCGCGGCCAGCAGTGCGGCCAGCAGTGCGGCCGGCAGTGCGGCCGGCAGTGCACCTGGCAGTGCGGCCGAACCAACGACAGGACCTGGAGCCAGCCAGTGA
- a CDS encoding SDR family oxidoreductase, which produces MAELGYEGKVAIITGAGGGLGRAHALELAKRGARIVVNDLGGSVSGEGDDRSAAQRVVDEITAIGGEAVANADSVSSPEGGEAIVQSALDAFGTVDIVVNNAGILRDKTFHNLTPDMIEAVIDVHLLGAFYVTQPAFKVMRENGYGRIINTSSNSGILGNFGQANYGAAKMGLVGFTRVLAAEGAKYNIKANAIAPVALTRMTEELFGDFGKLMSPEDISPIVAWLAHEDCPVTGEVYSVAGGTVSRFFIGLTEGFFKKGHTVEDIRDNWDQIRSEEGYIVPSGPNDELQKLVRILTSQD; this is translated from the coding sequence ATGGCTGAACTCGGCTACGAGGGCAAGGTCGCCATCATCACCGGCGCTGGCGGCGGACTCGGACGGGCCCACGCGCTCGAACTCGCAAAGCGCGGCGCCCGCATCGTCGTCAACGACCTCGGCGGTTCGGTCTCCGGCGAAGGCGATGACCGCAGCGCGGCGCAACGCGTCGTCGACGAGATCACGGCCATCGGTGGCGAAGCGGTCGCCAACGCCGACAGCGTCTCGAGCCCGGAAGGCGGCGAGGCCATCGTTCAAAGCGCGCTCGACGCGTTCGGCACGGTCGACATCGTCGTCAACAACGCCGGCATTCTCCGCGACAAGACCTTCCACAACCTCACGCCCGACATGATCGAGGCGGTCATCGACGTACACCTGCTCGGCGCGTTCTACGTCACCCAGCCGGCGTTCAAGGTCATGCGGGAAAACGGTTACGGCCGCATCATCAATACGTCGTCGAACTCGGGCATCCTCGGCAACTTCGGTCAGGCGAACTACGGAGCGGCCAAGATGGGCCTCGTGGGCTTCACCCGCGTGCTGGCGGCCGAAGGTGCGAAATACAACATCAAGGCCAACGCCATCGCCCCGGTCGCCCTCACCCGCATGACCGAGGAACTGTTCGGCGACTTCGGCAAGCTCATGAGCCCCGAGGACATCTCCCCGATCGTCGCCTGGCTGGCCCACGAAGACTGCCCGGTCACCGGCGAGGTCTACTCGGTCGCCGGCGGAACCGTGTCGCGCTTCTTCATCGGCCTCACCGAGGGCTTCTTCAAGAAGGGCCATACCGTCGAGGACATCCGAGACAACTGGGACCAGATCCGCAGCGAGGAGGGCTACATCGTGCCCTCCGGCCCGAACGACGAACTGCAAAAGCTCGTCCGAATCCTGACCTCCCAGGACTGA
- a CDS encoding acyltransferase, translating into MIARDVQVTRAPRIGFVGAFDGMRGLGVIMVLIGHAVFEYLESWVTIVDTFFVLSGFLIATLLLQEAQSTGAIGIKKFYQRRAMRLLPSVWLFVSVWIVLGAIGELLGVEVIKLSEILKDAAAAVTYTYHVFFPNGLPILHPGQQDNRTMWHLWTLSVEEHFYIIIPALVMLCVRFRRLRLLGAAMVAGFVAIGLARLAGYTGPIVADGTFAGVRLAFLQRPDALMLGIALAVINAQLDAEAIDRWRPWIVRFANLGFVLWLAMLNLSSGLWERFGLPYFEYVPTGPAHAAHSDIVQHWYWFRFGHTLGALGTAAMVLAWVRTPDWWFGRFLANKMFMYFGRLSYTLYVWHGLAYLLVFAVTGGDDVSTAFKFARIPLLVAVALAVSLPVYRYVELPVMGMKLRFASEKETLDLRTGKMVATPGRDDAGTEAGTEAGTEAGSGTGEDPGTAADSGSGEGRL; encoded by the coding sequence GTGATCGCTCGCGACGTCCAGGTGACCAGGGCCCCGCGCATCGGGTTCGTCGGCGCGTTCGACGGGATGCGAGGGCTCGGCGTGATCATGGTGCTCATCGGCCATGCGGTGTTTGAGTACCTCGAGTCGTGGGTCACGATCGTCGACACGTTCTTTGTGCTCAGCGGGTTCCTCATCGCGACGCTGTTGTTGCAGGAGGCCCAGTCCACCGGGGCGATCGGCATCAAGAAGTTCTACCAACGGCGGGCGATGCGGCTACTTCCGTCGGTGTGGCTGTTCGTGTCGGTGTGGATCGTGCTCGGCGCCATCGGCGAACTCCTCGGCGTCGAGGTGATCAAGCTGAGCGAGATCCTCAAAGACGCGGCCGCGGCGGTGACCTACACGTACCACGTCTTCTTCCCCAACGGCCTGCCGATTCTGCATCCGGGCCAACAGGACAACCGCACGATGTGGCACCTGTGGACGCTGTCGGTCGAGGAGCACTTCTACATCATCATTCCGGCGTTGGTGATGTTGTGCGTGCGGTTCCGCCGCCTCCGGCTCCTCGGAGCGGCGATGGTGGCCGGATTCGTCGCGATCGGGCTCGCCCGGCTCGCCGGCTACACCGGACCGATCGTGGCCGACGGCACCTTCGCCGGGGTTCGACTCGCCTTCCTGCAACGTCCCGATGCGCTGATGTTGGGAATTGCGCTCGCGGTCATCAACGCGCAACTCGACGCCGAAGCGATCGACCGATGGCGACCTTGGATTGTTCGTTTCGCGAACCTCGGATTCGTCCTGTGGCTCGCGATGCTGAATCTCTCGAGCGGCCTGTGGGAGCGGTTCGGGTTGCCGTACTTCGAATACGTGCCGACCGGCCCCGCGCACGCGGCGCACAGCGACATCGTTCAGCACTGGTACTGGTTCCGATTCGGACACACCCTCGGGGCGCTCGGCACCGCCGCGATGGTCCTCGCCTGGGTCCGCACCCCCGACTGGTGGTTCGGTCGGTTCCTGGCGAACAAGATGTTCATGTACTTCGGTCGACTCTCCTACACGTTGTACGTCTGGCACGGCCTGGCCTATCTCCTCGTGTTCGCGGTGACGGGCGGCGACGACGTTTCGACGGCGTTCAAGTTCGCCAGAATCCCGCTGCTGGTTGCGGTGGCCTTGGCGGTGTCGCTTCCGGTGTATCGCTACGTCGAGTTGCCGGTCATGGGGATGAAGCTGCGTTTTGCCTCGGAAAAGGAAACCCTCGACCTGCGCACGGGCAAGATGGTCGCCACCCCCGGGAGAGACGACGCAGGAACCGAGGCGGGAACCGAGGCGGGAACCGAGGCGGGTTCGGGGACCGGCGAGGATCCGGGAACCGCCGCCGATTCCGGATCCGGGGAGGGTCGCTTGTGA
- a CDS encoding acyltransferase encodes MKLHSAEASNQFESVAPRLGFVPAFDGVRGYGVLIVLLGHLFPEETDSFNPIVDVFFVISAFLIVTLLLQERRDYGHIALKRFYSRRAIRLLPNSYACMVAWLAIWALVKAVGVELTGEGAEQVNAIPNHVAAAATYSYNLIYPIGGPIGPLGQFWSLSLEEQFYLFAGFGTAFFIATRRRIWVGATVMVALILWIGWSRFNADLGPWPGSEVTTIWWQRGMQLLWLSRPDALLVGVLLALLNAKLPDPLSPQLKKAIHVVGWIGLVACCVVLVSSLKGLYDRGFPFYLPGIPRDASQFANRDGELWCALEPHGPLRPCTDDLWIFRWVFSVMAIAIAPVALCFARYKDSALSKLFCFGWIRKVGEMSYSLYVWHILAFTLAQLLVQGSGRLQSAVVKLVVAFGISWLAHRYIDRAMLGLKLRFASEKVVLDRRTGQEVAIETVTSDDGSAPSDSSD; translated from the coding sequence GTGAAGCTTCATTCGGCGGAGGCCTCCAACCAGTTCGAATCGGTCGCGCCGCGCCTCGGGTTTGTGCCGGCCTTCGACGGCGTGCGGGGTTACGGCGTCTTGATCGTGCTGTTGGGTCACCTGTTCCCAGAGGAGACCGATTCGTTCAATCCGATCGTCGACGTGTTTTTCGTCATCAGCGCATTCCTCATCGTCACGCTGTTGTTGCAGGAGCGTCGCGACTACGGCCACATCGCCCTCAAGCGGTTCTATTCGCGGCGGGCGATCAGGCTGCTGCCGAACTCCTACGCGTGCATGGTGGCCTGGTTGGCGATCTGGGCGTTGGTCAAGGCGGTCGGGGTCGAACTCACCGGGGAGGGCGCCGAACAGGTCAACGCGATTCCGAACCACGTCGCCGCGGCCGCGACCTACAGCTACAACCTGATCTACCCGATCGGCGGACCGATCGGACCGCTGGGACAGTTCTGGTCGTTGTCGTTGGAAGAGCAGTTCTATCTGTTCGCCGGCTTCGGCACGGCGTTTTTCATCGCGACCAGACGTCGCATCTGGGTAGGCGCGACGGTGATGGTCGCGTTGATCCTGTGGATCGGTTGGTCACGGTTCAACGCCGACCTCGGCCCCTGGCCGGGCAGCGAGGTGACGACGATCTGGTGGCAGCGCGGCATGCAGTTGCTGTGGCTCTCGCGCCCCGATGCGCTGTTGGTCGGGGTGTTGTTGGCGTTGTTGAATGCCAAACTGCCCGATCCATTGAGCCCCCAGCTCAAGAAGGCGATCCATGTCGTCGGGTGGATCGGCTTGGTGGCGTGTTGTGTCGTGCTGGTGAGTTCACTGAAGGGGCTGTACGACCGCGGGTTCCCGTTCTACCTTCCCGGGATCCCGCGCGACGCATCCCAGTTTGCGAATCGCGACGGGGAACTGTGGTGCGCACTTGAGCCCCACGGGCCGTTGCGTCCGTGCACCGATGACCTGTGGATCTTCCGATGGGTGTTCTCGGTGATGGCGATCGCGATCGCTCCGGTTGCGCTGTGTTTCGCCCGCTACAAGGACTCGGCGCTGTCGAAACTGTTCTGTTTCGGGTGGATTCGCAAGGTGGGTGAGATGTCGTACTCGCTGTACGTCTGGCACATTCTGGCCTTCACCCTCGCGCAGCTTCTCGTGCAGGGGTCGGGCCGCCTGCAGTCCGCGGTGGTCAAGTTGGTGGTGGCCTTCGGAATCTCGTGGCTGGCGCACCGCTACATCGATCGCGCCATGCTCGGCCTCAAATTGCGCTTCGCCAGCGAGAAGGTGGTGCTCGATCGGCGCACCGGCCAGGAGGTCGCGATCGAGACGGTGACGAGCGACGACGGCAGCGCGCCGAGCGACTCATCCGATTGA